The sequence TTACGCTCGCCCTTGACATCCTCCAACAGAGTGCACAGTTGTAAAGATTATACAAAATTAAGAAAGGAGAGCTAACTTAGAAAAGCTAAAAAACTGTCTTGACAATGGGGAGCATTATACATCGGCAGAATTTAATTCCTGCTAATGCCTTTTCCCTATTGCCTAATGAAGAATGCAACCTTTTATTCTGTAATTCTTAATATAATCCCAATATGCTTTTATTTCATCCTGCTCTAACATTTCATAAATACTTTCAATTGCATCGTAAAATTCCTTGTACGCCTTTAGCATGTGGGATTTCATCTTTGTTTGAAGATGCAGCAAAGAACAATTGCAATATACTAAGTCCCGCAACACTAGAAATTCTGCTACACTTGTTTCAAATTTGATATCCTTCTTGTCATATGGCTCGGCCATCAAGATAAGCAATTTAGCCATTATCATCTCTGTATTACTGATATTTTCATGGATTGCAAAGTTATTTATTATTTCTTCCTCATACTTTAATATCTCATAGTGTCTATTTACCTGCTGCAACAAAACCAATAGTAATTTCTTAGGAATCTTAATCTCAATACTTTCCTCATTAAACTTAAAATAAATTTCTTCTGGTTTCAAAAGCATATAATATGCCCTCCCTATTATTATGAAATTCCTATTCTGAACTTCATTTAATATAAGGAGGACTATATGCTCTCTTCAAGTTTTAAAGACAATTAAATGGAGTATGCTTCATATCAATTGAGGCGAAATAACTAATGAACCTTTTAGTGATAGATTTCATTAATTCTTAAATTTAAGTTTGATTTATCGAATAGCACTTGATGTCTTCCATCAAATCATTAATGCTTCTATAGTAACAATCTATGAATGTATCATTAATATCATCTTCTAGATTTTCTATATAAAGATTTACCCTATAAAATATATCCAGCCTTTCATCAAACCCTTTGTCAATTTGTAAGTCATTAAACATAAAAGTCTCCAATACTGTAAAATTCCCAAAAATCGTTACGCCTTTCATGGTTAATCACTCCATTCAGTTTTTATTTGGAGGTTATTATATAAACATTACCTTGAAAATCAACTTTCGGAGTGATTTTTTTAACTAGGAAGTAGGCTTATTAATCTTATTAAGGATTCTGGCTCATATCTTTTTATGGTATAATTTAATAGAAATCCTGTAAAGCGAGGTAGAATTAATGGCTTTCACGGAAAAATCGAAAGAAGAATTTGTGCAATTGTCTGAAGAAAATAAAGAAGAAATCGAAACTCTTATGGATATAGTAATTAATGAAAACAAGGAGGCTCTCGAAAAGTTGGGAAAATTATGAGGTTTTTAAGCCTCAGCAATACTTTCTAAAAGTAAAATTAGTGAAAAAAACTCTAACAGAAAACCTTTTCTCAACTTCCTATTGACAATTTGGTATTATATCTTTTTGCCTCTATACGAAATGTACTGGATTTACAGAACTGTTTCATATGTAATATCATATATAATTATTAACTGTTAGATTTAAGTCTTTTAATCACTTCAACATAATCTTCAATGTCAAGCACTTGTTCTATTTCAATTTCACCGTTATTTATCAATTCTGATAACTTTATAATTTTTAACTCTTTTTGATTCGCAAATCCTAAATCTTCAATTATTTTTTGGCCATCATCAGTAATATAATCTTCTAGTTCCCCTTTTTTTAGTATAAAAATATTACTTGTTTTTAATTTGTCTATGTAATTGTAAACTTTAGTTTTTATATCTTCATAATTCTCTAATATTCTATAATTTACTTTTTTGGTTACTTTAGGTCTCACATACTGCCATATCTCTTTTAACTTGTCATTATATTCTTCAGTAGCACAAATTTCGTCTATAACAGTACATAATGATTTTGCATCCATACTTTTATCAGGTTTTAATAATTTTTCTCTTATATCTTTGCTCTTTATCCACGGCTCATCAATTGGTATTATTTCATTTAATGACTTTCTAATATCATTCAATTCTTCCTGAGAAAACTCATTTATAAATTCATCGATATCTTCTAATCCATTATGGAGAATATCAAAATCAGCAATAACATAATATTCAATTCCTAAACAAGATAATACCTCCATATACGGCTTGAAGAAAGATTTTCCCCCTACTTTGGCTACACTAATATTGTTATAATCCAAAAAACCTTTTTCTTGATAATAATGCTCTGCTATTAATGGTATTAAATATTCCTCACCACCTTCTACCAATATAACTTTGTCTGCAAAAAATATTTCTGCATTCTTAGTTGATATTATATTTTGAAGTTTTGCAAGTTCTTTATGCTTACCTGTCTCCATTTGTATACGTCTTGTTTTTGTTTTTCCACTAACCTTCTTAACTACTATTATGTTGCCTATATCAGTGTTTCTTATAAACTCAGATGAGTGAGTTGTAATAATCACCTGATTTCTATTTGTAGAATTAAGGTTAACAAACTCATCAAATTTATTTGAGACAACTCTTCTAGCCTGCGGATGTAAATATATTTCTGGCTCTTCAACCACAAGCAGTGAAGAGTTTTTATGAAATTTACTACAATAATAAGAAAATAATGATATTACAACTGCACTCTGAATGCCTGTCCCTTTATCCTCTAATAAACCTTCAACGCCATCATTAACAAATATATTTATTCCTTTATAAATATCATCTTTAGTATTTTGGAGAAGTTGGAAGGATATACTGTTATGATAAATAGCCTTTTTGATTTTTTCTTCTATATCTGATGCAGCATTAGTAAAGATATCGTCAGTAATTTCTTTAATTTCACTGAGTTTCTTATCTATTTCTCTTTTTTGACTAGGATTACAGTTTTCCCAAATATCTCTTATTAATCTTCCATACCAACTCCACGTGTTAATCCTAAGTTCTTTATTTATATCTCTAACCGCAGATAAAATTGCACTTGTAATCAGTGAATTCTTCAAATCATTAGAAAACTTTGAGCATCTATAATATTGGTTACCATGCTTTAAAAAAATTGAATATGTTTTTGAATAATTACCTTGCTGATTATCCATATCATAATCAATGTTTTCAATTTCAGCATTTTTCATAACTGAGAAATAAATATATAACTCTTGAGCATTTCTAAATATATCAAACAACTCTTCTGTGTCCTTACAGTATTTTCTGTTACTTAGAGTATCAAAATTTTTTATGAGTAATTCAGGATTTTTGCTTGTATTAAAAAAATCCTCTATCAAATTTTTATCTCCTACAGTCGCTAACCATGCTCCACTAATACTTTTAAACAATTCTTCATTAATGTCATTTCCCTCTAATTTTACTGCTATAAAAAACGCTTTTTTAACCTTTTCATTTCCATCTTCATAATATGTAAAAAAATCTTTCTCATTTATATCTAAATATACTGGGTTCTTCTCTCCTAAAACTAAATCTAATGCTTTAACAATATTACTCTTGCCAGAATTATTTTTACCTACCAATACATTCTTCCCAGGTCTAAAATCAATACTTTCTTTCTCTATGCTTCTAAAATTTCTTATCAAAAGTTTTGATACAAACATATCCTTCCTCCTGTATCGATAATGCAAAAGCATAACCAATTTCATATTCATTATATATCTTACAAGAAGAATTTTCCACAAAACCTGTCAACAAAACTACTCTTTTGTAGCCAATATTCATAAATCCAATCTCTCACGACACCATTATAGGTTTTAAAAATCCAATTAACACTAAAAAAATTGGCTACAAAAAAATATATCCCATTTTTCAACCTTAACTTGAACCCATAGGCCTTAATTTCTATAATTTTTTGTAAATCACAGAAAGACCAGCTAATTAAAGTCAAGAGTTTTTAAGAAAAAATTTTAAGAATTTTCTAAAACTCCTGACAGCGAAAAAAGGCACAACGACAAGACCACCTAAGATTAGTAGACATAAAATAGCTGGCCTGAAATAGTAAATTGATTTTTGAAAACTAAACATCGAGTACAAGTACTACTAAGCTGCTGTGTGCTTCGCTGCAAGCATTTGCGCGTGCTCTTGGGGAGAACGTAATTCGTAAGGCTTTCTATCCCTAAGAACAGCAAAAATATAATTAACAAGCTTACGCATAACAGCCCCCAAAGCTACTTTCTTGGGCTTGCTCTGGCATTTGTTTTTGTAATATTCCATCAGTACAGGGTTGCAAGCTGTTTTGTCCCGCTTGGTGCGGATATTAGCAAGAGCAATTGTGAAAAGTACTCTGCGAAGCAGTCTTGACCCCCTTTTTGACATCTTGTTTTGTGTGCCGGTAAACTCTCCGGACTGCATTACAGAGGGGTCAATACCGAAATAAGCAACTAGCTTGCCTGGCTTTGAAAAGGCTGAAAAGTCGCCAATTTCAGCCAGAATGGTAACAGCAGAGATAAGTCCTATACCTGGAATGCTTTGTAGAAGCTCGAGAGTCAGTGCCAGCATGGGCATGTCCTTTGCCATATCTTCAATAATCAATGAACGAATGGCTTTGAAGACTTTCTCAAGGTTTTCTTCCAAGGTTTTAATCATAGAGATATACACACCAAGCATGGCAACATTTGAAGAGTTACTAATGCTTAAAGGTGCAAATTCTTTGGCCTTGGAATTCAAAAGCTCATACTTTGCAGTTGCCCATTTAAGGCTTCTGCGGGAATTCTTCTGTATCAGTGCAATCAACTTGTTTCTGTTCGCTTTAAGAATATGCGCAGGTGCAGGATATTTCTCCAATACTGCAAGAGCAGCCTTTGAAAAGATATTAGGGAATACATCCTTGAAGTTTAGCATGAGTTGGTCAACAATACCCATAAGCCTGTTTTTGTAAGCAGTAAGTTCGTCAGAGAGCTTGTAGTACTGGCGGCAAAGGCTTCGCAGACATTCAATATCCTCGTCGGGGATATTGGTAGTTTTAAGCTCCTGAAATCTGTATAGCAGAGCAATTTTCCGGGCATCCACTTTATCATTTTTCACTTTCCTTATTCCAATATTTTTGATAGAATCAGTTTGGATGGGGTTTATGACAGAAACCTCAAATCCAGCTTTATAAAGTGAATGGAAAAGGATTTTGTGATAGTGCCCAGTGGATTCCATGACGACGAAAGGCCTAGAATCAAAGTCCTTTTCCGTTTTTTTCAGTAATTCAACGGCTCTTTCAACGTCAGTACTGGAATCATGGCGGATCTTCATGCGGGCAATTACTTCATTGGATGGAGAAAGAATTGCCATCTCACTGAAGAACTTGCCGACATCGATTCCGGCGATGGGTCTAAAATTCATAAAAATGCCTCCTTTATAAGATTAATGGACTTAAAAGACTCCATTCCTTCTCATGTAAGTAAACAACCTTGCGTGTGACACGAGGAGCCAGCTGAAATGCTGGCCTCAACCAGCCAAATCATTTAGACTTACCGGAATGGATAAATACTCTTTCTTACGGGTAGTCGGCCCAATAAGGTCCGTCCCAGGAGTGATTACAAACACTCTCCAAGTCCGGAAAATATTATACATGATT comes from Acetivibrio thermocellus ATCC 27405 and encodes:
- a CDS encoding IS110-like element ISCth8 family transposase, which translates into the protein MNFRPIAGIDVGKFFSEMAILSPSNEVIARMKIRHDSSTDVERAVELLKKTEKDFDSRPFVVMESTGHYHKILFHSLYKAGFEVSVINPIQTDSIKNIGIRKVKNDKVDARKIALLYRFQELKTTNIPDEDIECLRSLCRQYYKLSDELTAYKNRLMGIVDQLMLNFKDVFPNIFSKAALAVLEKYPAPAHILKANRNKLIALIQKNSRRSLKWATAKYELLNSKAKEFAPLSISNSSNVAMLGVYISMIKTLEENLEKVFKAIRSLIIEDMAKDMPMLALTLELLQSIPGIGLISAVTILAEIGDFSAFSKPGKLVAYFGIDPSVMQSGEFTGTQNKMSKRGSRLLRRVLFTIALANIRTKRDKTACNPVLMEYYKNKCQSKPKKVALGAVMRKLVNYIFAVLRDRKPYELRSPQEHAQMLAAKHTAA
- a CDS encoding ATP-dependent nuclease; translated protein: MFVSKLLIRNFRSIEKESIDFRPGKNVLVGKNNSGKSNIVKALDLVLGEKNPVYLDINEKDFFTYYEDGNEKVKKAFFIAVKLEGNDINEELFKSISGAWLATVGDKNLIEDFFNTSKNPELLIKNFDTLSNRKYCKDTEELFDIFRNAQELYIYFSVMKNAEIENIDYDMDNQQGNYSKTYSIFLKHGNQYYRCSKFSNDLKNSLITSAILSAVRDINKELRINTWSWYGRLIRDIWENCNPSQKREIDKKLSEIKEITDDIFTNAASDIEEKIKKAIYHNSISFQLLQNTKDDIYKGINIFVNDGVEGLLEDKGTGIQSAVVISLFSYYCSKFHKNSSLLVVEEPEIYLHPQARRVVSNKFDEFVNLNSTNRNQVIITTHSSEFIRNTDIGNIIVVKKVSGKTKTRRIQMETGKHKELAKLQNIISTKNAEIFFADKVILVEGGEEYLIPLIAEHYYQEKGFLDYNNISVAKVGGKSFFKPYMEVLSCLGIEYYVIADFDILHNGLEDIDEFINEFSQEELNDIRKSLNEIIPIDEPWIKSKDIREKLLKPDKSMDAKSLCTVIDEICATEEYNDKLKEIWQYVRPKVTKKVNYRILENYEDIKTKVYNYIDKLKTSNIFILKKGELEDYITDDGQKIIEDLGFANQKELKIIKLSELINNGEIEIEQVLDIEDYVEVIKRLKSNS